The DNA window TCGTTGCCGGTGAAGTAACCACCTCCTGCTATGTCGACCTTGAAGACATCGTGCGTAACGTCATTACCGGTATTGGTTATAACAGCTCATTCGTGGGCTTCGACGGTGCCACCTGTGCGGTGCTGAACGGCATTGGCAAACAGTCTGTGGATATTAACCAAGGTGTTGACCGCGCCAAACCGGAAGATCAGGGCGCTGGCGACCAGGGCCTGATGTTCGGCTACGCCACCAACGAAACCCCCAACCTGATGCCGGCGCCGCTGTACTACTCGCACCTGCTGGTACAACGCCAGGCCGAACTGCGCCGCAACGGCACCCTGCCGTGGCTGCGTCCGGATGCCAAATCTCAGGTAACCATTAACTACGAAGGCGACCAGCCGAAAATCGACGCCGTGGTCCTGTCGACCCAGCACGACCCAAGCATCAGCCTGGAAGACCTGCGCTCTGCCGTGCTGGAAAATATTATCAAGCACGTCCTGCCGGCCGAAATGCTGCACGAAGGCACCCTGTACCACATTAACCCGACCGGCAATTTCGTGATTGGCGGCCCGGTGGGCGACTGCGGTTTAACCGGTCGTAAAATCATCGTCGACACTTACGGCGGTATGGCCCGTCATGGTGGCGGTGCCTTCTCCGGTAAAGACCCATCCAAAGTAGACCGTTCTGCTGCGTACATGGGCCGTTATGTGGCGAAAAATATCGTTGCTGCGGGTCTGGCTGACCGTTGTGAAATTCAGGTGTCTTACGCCATCGGCGTGGCCGAACCGACCTCGGTATCGGTGAACAGCTTCGGCACCGGCAAACTCAGTGATAAAGAACTGGCCAAAGTAATCCGCACTGTATTCGACCTGCGCCCGTACGCCATTCAGAACCAACTGGAACTG is part of the Venatoribacter cucullus genome and encodes:
- the metK gene encoding methionine adenosyltransferase, coding for MSEYSIFTSESVSEGHPDKVADQISDAVLDAIIARDPYARVAVETLVKTGMAIVAGEVTTSCYVDLEDIVRNVITGIGYNSSFVGFDGATCAVLNGIGKQSVDINQGVDRAKPEDQGAGDQGLMFGYATNETPNLMPAPLYYSHLLVQRQAELRRNGTLPWLRPDAKSQVTINYEGDQPKIDAVVLSTQHDPSISLEDLRSAVLENIIKHVLPAEMLHEGTLYHINPTGNFVIGGPVGDCGLTGRKIIVDTYGGMARHGGGAFSGKDPSKVDRSAAYMGRYVAKNIVAAGLADRCEIQVSYAIGVAEPTSVSVNSFGTGKLSDKELAKVIRTVFDLRPYAIQNQLELLNPMYQATAAYGHFGREPFEMTYEYSENGEKKSKTFTAFTWERTDKVEALKAAAGV